In the genome of Arachis hypogaea cultivar Tifrunner chromosome 9, arahy.Tifrunner.gnm2.J5K5, whole genome shotgun sequence, the window AATTCACATAATAGTTTATGAGATTCGCGTGAATACTCAATGTagttctcaagatctcaattttcATATAGTAGTCTTTCAGATAGAACTCCGAGCACTTATAGTGGTCCCTGGGCATATTTCTGGTGATGAATCATCACCGGAGTGCTTACGTGACGTCGTTTTGCCACGTTGGAGCCAGCTTAGCTGGCACTTTTCTAATTTATACCTACATTGGTCCCTCCCTCTATATTTAATCCTAAATTCCAAAAtctaaatctctaattttttcCTCCGACAGCTTCCAGTTTCTGACCCTGTCAGCAGCCCACTTCTTTTTTCCAAGCTCCTTTGGGACATCACCGACAAACGAATTCATATGCAAAGCAAGCAATTACGCCCAATCTCAAGAGAAATCTCCCCGGACAGTGAGTTTTGCCATAGAATCAAGTTGGTAAGGTTCTGAAGTTATTGAAGCTCTCTTGGAATAgaatcttctagttgattctacATCAAACCCAATGTCTCTAAGTTGTCACACTCACTAATCGCGACTGGTATTGGCCATGAGAGAGCATTTAGTCCCGCCCGAATAACCCTAAACTTCTTCAACTTGCTAATTGGTTTAGGAATTCTCCTTGTTAAGTTGTTGCTGTCTATAACTAACTCCTCAAGTGAAGCTAAGTTCCCAAAATCTTTAGGTACCTCACCATGCATATAATTTTTACAATGTAAAGCTTCCTAAGTTTTGTTATATTCTAAATTGGGGTTAGAATTTCTCTCTGAAACCTGCTTGTACAAAGATCTAGAATCTCCAAATTATGACTATTAGCAAAACCATCCGAATTTAGACCAGAAAGAAAATTCTTTGAGAGATTCAACTCAATTAATCTTGGAAGGTCACACAGATTCTACGAGATAAAGTGCCAGATAGATTAAGGTGGTAGAGTTTAATAGAAGTTACCAATGATGAATGTGTGCATTGCACACCAGTCCAATTGCATGGTACTCTTAGTCTCGGTCACTTCCTATGTACTCTCTCTCACCGCCAGTTAGATCTCTTCGCCGATCTCCTCTCTTCTAGTTTTGAACTTTTCATTCTTGTTTGGTGATCAATGTTTGATTGTTGAGAAAGtttagaaaaaaagaaatatgaaATGTTTGTATTTGTTGTGATGTGTGAACTTTGAAAAAGATCTCTGTCTTCTTTGCATTTGAAGAAAGAAGTGGGCTACCGTTCGGTGTTTGAGAGGGTCTAGGAGCTGTCAGAGAAAAATATTAGagatttggattttggaatttaggGTTAAATATTGAGAGAGGGACCAATGTGGGTATAAATTGGAAACGTGCCAGCTAAGCTGGCTCTAACGTGGTGAAACGACACCACGTAAGCACTCCGGTGACGATTCATTACCAGAAATATGCTTAGGGACTACTATGAGTGTTCGGTACTCTATTTGGAGGACTACTATGGAAAAATTGGAATTTTGAGGACTACATTAACTATTTACGCGAATATCAAAGACTATTATGGGAATTTACTCGAGTATTGTACTCCTTACTTTAACTTATaaatagatataaaaattaatgtttattacaatttttaaaataaaattataactttttaaaagattattataatatttataaaaaaataaatttttttatcataaattttttattttttaaataaatatttttaaaataaaaaatcaaatacaaaataatttattattttaatataaatatttattatttaaattatattaaaaaaaagtaaattaaattgtttATGAACTTatgtagcgtttgttttgaagtactgagacagagactgagagactaagacttagtatcgtgtttgttagtttagagacttgcactaaaatttctgtctctgtctctaaaatttcagtatttcagtacttccaaaaagtagggacacatgggactgaaatttttagagatggagactgaaactttaataacattttatatctaaaatactttcattttaattaattaattccaattttaccctttgtgtaaattaaattagagtttcattcttgtttcaattcctgtctcccattttacaccaaacataatactgagatttatttcaatttctgtctcttagtctctgtctctcaatctcagtctttctgtctccaccaaacgctaccttagagcGCAATAGCTTTCGCTCCGTGCAAAATGCAAATCAAATGCTAGTAAACAACGGCCTTTGTTAAATAAACCACACGTATATTTTAGAGTTCAATGTTCTATGACATTGCGGGCTTAAATGTGCCGGGCCGGTCCGGCCCGTTTCACCGCCCTAATTTTAATTAGGGCCATGTGCCTCTTCGTTGATCACTCTCATAGCCCGAGTGACTCAACTCTCACAACCACTCTTCACACTCTTTTCCCACTCAAACCCTCCACCACCAGAGTCCAGGCTCTCCACACGGCCAGATCCCACTGCCGCTGTTCAGGAGACCGCGACTCGAATCGCCGCCACAGATCCTCGCGTCTCCGTCCAGATCCGTCCAGGTAACCGACTTTTCTTTTCTGTAGTTCTTCTCATGATCTTGGtctgttctttttcttcttttttgagccttttttttttttatttcttgaatTGTGCTTATTTCTAGTTTTGTATTTTGTAACTCAAAATCTATAATTTCGTTCTGCAGTTCAATCGGCATTTTGGAAAGATATCCGAATGGCCGCATCGGAGCAGCAAGTTCCATCTAGAACTTCTCCACCTGCTCATATTGTATGTAATGTATATTTGGATTCAATGTGTCGAATCTTTGGCCTTTTCGccgtagtatgaatgattgggtttTGTAATGATTGTTTAATATAGGTTGGAAGTGCCTTTGTTGATCAGTATTACCACATGCTGCACGAGAGCCCTGAGCTCGTGCATCGTTTTTACCAGGATGTCAGCAAGTTTGGCCGCCCTGAGGAAAATGGCATAATGGGAATTACAACCACAATGGAGGTGAGTTCTCTCTTTTGAATGAACCCTAGCCTACCCGTGTTATGTGCTTGATTTTGTATGTACATTTGCATTTACATTTGTATGTTTATGGATGTGAGATTATCTTTGAGACGTAAATGATGGAAGACTCAATCTTAAATTGATACTTATTCTCTGCTTGGGTTTTTGTGACTGAAACATAGGTTATGTTCATGAGTTTGGTTTGGACAGGGAAGGGAAGGAAAGGAATTGAAATATTTGTATCGTTGTATTGTTTGgagcgatttttttttttttttgtgggggGGGGGTGGTTTGGGGGCAACTATGTGGGTTTGGTATAGATGGAAAAATAGAGGTGAAACTTTAGAAGTTAGCTTTTCCTATAATTTTTTAcacatttaatatttaaaaatttttaaaattaatactatTAGAAAACCTATTGTGTCTAATTATTTGAGTAAAGATTAACattgtaaaaatatattatattctcTTGATCTTTTTTTCTATCTTATCTGTTTTAAACTGTTGAGTAAGGTTATAAGGGTAAGACAAAACCCTTTGGGTTAAATGTTCTTTAGCTTTAACCCCTTAACTTGTTGGCCACTCCATTTCTTTTTAAACATCCTAATGTACATTTAATTTCTCATCAAGCAGGATATTAATAAGAAGATATTATCTTTGGGTTATGGTGAACTCAGTGTGGAAATTATGTCTGTTGATGCCCAAGAATCTTATGGTGGGGGTGTCCTTGTCCTGGTCACTGGGTTTATAAAAGGAGAGGACAAGATTAAGCAGAAATTTACTCAATGTTTCTTCCTTGCACCTCAAGAGAAAGGTTACTTTGTTTTGAATGATATTTTGCGATATGTTAATGACAATGAATCCCAAGGGTGTGCTCATGATTCCAAATCTCCAGTGACTTCTGACCATGGTAATGTGTGCATACTTTGCAATTTAAATTAAAGCATTTCAATTTATCTcaagatttttcttctttttcttccttttagtGGAAGATCCTTCTGTACGGGTGATGCATGCTTCAGAGCAAATATCCAAGATAgctgtggttagtgatagggaggAAGCATTCAATATGGAAAATGGGGAAGGTTCAGCTGAAGAAGCGGAAGCTCTGATACCTGAAGTTTTTGATGAAAACCCTGATGATTCAAAGCCCATAGCTGGATCAGCATCTTCCAACGAGAGAGTTCCAAAGAAGTCATATGCCTCCATTGTTAGTATCCTGTTACAATACACCCTCTTGTTGCTACCAGATTGCTGAATCACATTTGGAATTCTACTTTCTTAAATAATGGCAGTTTTATAGAGAATGTGATGTCAAATTTTGCTTGCTCTCTTCCCTAGATGAGTAATAATTTCTCGTTAATTACTATGTCTATCTAACTAGTACATCTTTCAAGGTTAAGGTGATGAGGAAGAGTGAAAAACCATCTTCTACAGCCGCAACCTCTGTGGCTACATTCACCAAGAGCCAAGAGCAACAAGGTACTCTATCTCCGCCACCCAGTCGTTCAGAAGCAAATGGTTCCGAGACAAATACTAAAGAAATTGCAAACATTCAAGAAGCTGAAGGTCGAGTGCCCATCTAACTCCACTCTTTGGTTCATATTTTTCTGTCTCATGTCTTTGTTTATTCCCACTATGTTTATCGCACTGATATTGCTAACATGACTCCTTCCTTTATGACAGCTGAGGGTTATTCTATTCATGTGAAAGGGCTATCACCCAACACTACACCTTCCCTCCTGGAGAGTGTGTTCAAGAAGTTTGGACCTATTAAGAATGGTGGTATCCAAGTTAGATCACAAAAGGTATAATGCATATTCATTCAAAGATTTCCAAGTTCTTATTATCAGCTTCTAGCTAACATCTATATGCATATGGATGAACAGGGATTTTGCTTTGGCTTTGTGGAGTTTGAAGTAGCAAGTGCTGCCCAAAGTGCACTTGAGGTAAAAAAAAtcagatataaaaaaaatgagatataCTCCTTGGATTTAAGAATTCCATATACAATTTCAATTTGCAtagctcatcatcatcatcttctaatACGTTGCGATATTCTTTTAAAATCATGGTTTAAAAGAATGTTCAATCAGGTGatcttctaataattttttaaaaaaataatattaaaagaaaGAAATGTTCAGTTTGTTTCCTTTTGGGAAAACTTGTTGCATTATgaatttataacttttatgtcttTAAATGATTAAAAAGAGATGCTTATAGTTTTGTCTTTTTAAGGTATTATTATATCCTTAAATGAGCTACTAGTGATGGTTACTTTtgtacaaaagaagaaaaaaagtggGCCACCAAAGTGATGAATTCTATTTTTACACAATCATATTAAAGGCTGTGTTtgggtattatatttacttggaTCTCTTGTGTAAAAATTATTCTCTTTGTCCTCAAGAAAGAACATATGCATAGTGTCATGTCACTTTTGCAACTTCTTATGCAGTTGCTTtgacatattttatttttgatatatcTCCTAATGAGCTTGGCTGGTATTCATTATCCTAAGCTTGTTATTGTCTATGTTGAGTATGTCTTGTTAATATTGAACCTCTGGCTTATTTGGTACTTCAGTCACTGAATTGACTCTGATTCAAAAGTTTGCCGTGGCTGATGCTGTCGTTCATGATTTATCTTGGGAGTAGATGGTTTTTGTTGTGGTTCTTAAATAGAAGATGCGTtagaagtttctccatttgtctTGTTTAAGATGTATTGTGTATAAACTCTTTCCAAGCTGAGTTATTTATGTAGAGTTGTTTGTATTTATTAAGTCAAACTCTTCTATACGGCGTCACATACCCTTGGACAATATAATTGTTTTTTAATGTGGATTTATGAGTTAACACTTATCATTGGCAATGTCAGGCATCACCTATTCTGATTGAAGGGCACCAAGTTTTGGTTGAGGAAAAGAGATCAACAACTCGAGGTAAGCGTCCTGCATTCATAGCATTTTTTGCCTTTAGTCTACCTTTCCTTTCCTGTGAACCACTGTTAGGGACCTAGGCATTATGGGGTGCCCAAAATCCCACATCAAGTATGATGGGATGTTTGATGTTGTATTGTTGTATCTAAGGAGATGGTTCTTCCCCCTTAACAACTAGCTTTTAAGGTGTGATTCTACACTTTTCTTTTGTACTACTTAACAATGCCCTTGTAAAACTGAAAATTATCATAATAATACCCagcaccaatatatatatatatatatatatatatatatatatatatatatatatatatatatatggaataaTTGCATTCTTAGTGTCAACATTACTCCTCTGTTTCTATGACAATGTGTCAACCCAAACAATAATCACATGACAGAGCACAAATCTCACATGCATTATTCCTATGTCCTAATGTTGACACTACACACAATTTGACTTCTTGAGGATGGGATACTGCACCTGTCCATGTTATCTCTTCCACATATTACGCCATTATCATAtgctttcctttcttataagttAGCACACTGTGTTTCACTTAAACAATGTTATGCAATGTTTTCGGTGAATGAAAGCTTTGATATTTCTCTTGAAAATAGATTATGCTTTGTTTGGTTCTTCAATCGTCAGTGTTTGTTTATTTCAAGTTCCAtgccatattttatttatcatttagcCAAGTGTGAGAAAAGACCCGAGTTATGttgtctatttattttcaatttgttCTCACTGGCCTAGTCAAGTAGACATTGGTGGTCAtccattttgaaatttaaaatatgttgCATGCAAAGTGAAACTGTTTCTATTTGTGTCCAGTGAATAGCAGGGGGCGATTCCCATCTGGAAGGAGGCCAGGATACAGGAATGAAGGAGCAAGAGAACGGGGAACCTATGGAAATGGGAGAAGCTATGGCCGAGGTGACCCTAACACAAAGGGTGAATTTGGTGGGTATAGGAATGTTAATCAGGGTGGGTTTCTACATCATGGAGGTGACAGGTATCAGCGAAATAATCATCCTGGAGCAAATGGTGGACGGAGGAATCGAAGTGGTGGGTTTTCTGGTACTGCGGCAGTCAAAACTACGGACGCTCGTGTTGCTGCTTCTGCTTGAGCAACTTATTAACCCTTTTGGCCTTTTTGGTGCGATGAACTCATTGAAAGATATTTTCAATTTCAGTCACTTAGTTAAAGGTAAAGCGGCAATGAAGgaactaaattttaatttgggGTGGACTAAGATTTTCTTAGGGGTCATTTCTCTTACTATTTTTTTGCCATATTAGTGACTTAGGTAAAGGTAGTGCCCTAAATATTTGGTTAGTGGTAGTAGCAGTGTCAATATAGCAGAGGTTAGCTTTTGACCTTTTGTTGCTTCCAGAGTTCTTTAAATATTTTTGGAAGCATGATTGCAATTTTGTGAGAAATCGTCTATTTATCATTTCTGACAGGACGGGCTGATAGTGGCATTATACGCAAAATTCCTTTGTGTAAAACTATCTAAGACTTAAATTTGAATATGATATTAGAACAAATATTGAGTACTCCATTCGTTTGGCATGTTATTTAGTAATGGCTCCTCCATTTGTTTAGGCGTTAAATGTTGAGCATTATGATCAATGTTTTAAGTTCTATATGCTGCATTTGATGATTAGCATTTTATGAAATACAAAACATCATTCATGAACTTCTTAGATGAATACCAACCATAGCATTTCCTAGTAGAAATGGATGTAAATCCCATTCATGTAGGGGTGAGAATTAGGTGGCAACGTGGATGGGCAAGTTAATTTTGGATTggtgaaagattgataaaaaaaataaactaatttgtTATTTCAAAAGATTTATTGAGATAATTGTTTGGGCTTAGATATTTGTTAGCAGAaccttctattttattcattagTCATTCAGTGTATACTCAATGCACGCATTGAATTGAGTTTATTCGACGCGAATTGGAAAACCAATGGGTACATCAGAGTGGGTTTATATCTGATCGATTGGATTTGATGAATGATTGAATCATGTTATAAACTTGTTATGGTTTATGAGCTttgtatataattaaaaattaacactagatttatttaaaatatacataGACAAGAGAGttgtttaatatatatttattgatgTATAAATTTAGTGAAATTTGACATAGATGAATTTTATTATAGGTTAGAAAATGATATATATACACTAAAGAGGTGTTTCTCATCATTATACTTTTTCCATTACCATGAAATTAATTATAGACTCCATTCAACAAATCAACAAATGCCGTTTAATCTTAAATCTACATGTGCGGTTTAATCTTAAATCTACATGTGCGTTTGAATGAGTTAAACCCCAAAGTGGTCTCTGAGATTCACGGTTTGCACCAATTTAATCCCTGACTTACCAATTGCACTATTTATGTCCCCGACTTTGTAAAAATTGCACCAAGGTCGTCCCTAGCCACATCTCCGGGCAAACTAATGAACGCCGGCAGTGACCTGGCACTGAGAAGCCACGCTGGCGTAGATAACGGCAAGCTGAGGTGGCAATTGAAACTGTTTGACCCAATGTGGTCCCTGTACCTAGTTTTAATCCCAATTTCTAGTATTGCATCGTCACCTTCGTTTGATTGTGTATATGATCATTTATGTTCAACAACTACATAGATACGCAATATCATCAATTCACTTGCTAACTCTGTATGCACTTAACATATAACACCAAACAAGGAATGAAATCTAAAATTTCAGTTCAATTTGGTGTTAAGCAAGAACATTCACCAAGTGCATAACCAAAATTCAATCTCAATCATCATAAAAACTTATAGAAAACTGCACAATGAGTTACAATgcctaatgaaaacaaaatttgAAGCCTATGATGATCAGACATAAGATTTAACTTTCAGGTAATTTATCGAACAGGTTGTATGCAGGATTTATAAACAGCAATTTCAGTTTAATGTAAGCATCAATCAACCCAAAAATTTCAACCAGCCAATACACATTCAGTCcagaaacacaaataatcaactaTCCTAAGTCTAACAAGATCAGTAAAAGCAGAATCAAAAGgcactgaaataaaaaaaataattagaaaaaaatgaaaCAGACACAGAGGATGGAATGGAACCTGCGTTGAGAAGTGAAAAAAGAAGATAGCGTAAGGAGCGGAGGTAGTGTCGTAGCGGCACAGAGTTTCGCCGCCGCTGGTGGTTTTCACCGGAACTGGAAGGTGCAGACAGAGGTGGCGCCACAAACAGGGTGTTGCGTACAGGAGGAAAGAAATGGAGAAAtagggaagaaagaaaaggaagaatgaAGGAGGGAGGGTTAGCGACGGTGGTCGCCGGCGGTAGGGACGGACAGACTGACGGAAGGTTGGTGTGGAGGTCTGCGGGCTGGGCTGGGTttcagagaagaagagaagaaataaaGAAGGTTGGGCGGGCGTGGCTTTTCAGTGCTAGGTCACTGTCGGCGTTCATTAATTTGCTCGGAGATGTGGTTAGGGTTAGGGACGACTTTGGTGCAATTTTTACAAAGTCGAAAACATAAATATTGCGATTGGTAAGTCAGGACTAAATTGGAGTTTAACTCGCGTTTGAACTCGTGTGCATGTGTATATGTCCGTATCTAATGAGATTGCATATAGAATTCACCATTTATTATACTATTACTAGTGGTACTGCGTAGCTGTCTCACCGTTATTCTATTTTTTGTTGTAGGGAGTAGAGACAAaagtttacatattttttaataatttctaaaattgagAGCAGAAAAATGTCTTCTATTTTTTCGTTGGGTTAGATTCTCCATTAGTAATTttactctgatttttttttacgggaaagaaataaagttttaaacaataaaattaggataagaaaagagaaaaaagaagaaagaaggggaagaaaaaGATTATGGGTGTGAAACggataagagaaaagaaaaaagaagaaatggtGGAGCAATTTCTTTTGGTAGAGAAGTTATTTCCTTAGTTTTAGGGATGAAATAATGCGAtgagttaataaaaaattaagatgaggagtatataaaaaatgattattCTCATGATTATTGGCACAGATGACAGATCATGTACAAAATATCTATTGCTTAACACTAACCCTTGAGACCAAAACATAAGGGGCATATATGTTAGTAAAAAAATATCATGAATACACGAAAAGTTAAGTATCAAATCAACTACCAtatatcttgtgttgaattggtGATTTGTAGTAGATGGCTGACCGCCACAATTTTGCCTAGAAATTTTTTCGGTTGGGGCAGTGGCACTTTCACTAATTTTGGTTTGGTTGAACTGTAACAAATATTTGGTTGAATTTGAACcaaatattttatgaaaaaaaaaaaacacgagaTATAGTGTGCTTTGAACTCCAGCAAAAGAAAGTtcctttattaaaaaattatattaatcttctattgTTTTAGAGAGCATAAATCAACTCTAAAAAGCTTTCCACAAGAGCTCTCAAGATCACCATGTCTTTTAATGCTGAAGAAAGGAAGTATGTTTACCAAATAGAAAGT includes:
- the LOC112710346 gene encoding nuclear transport factor 2 isoform X1, producing the protein MAASEQQVPSRTSPPAHIVGSAFVDQYYHMLHESPELVHRFYQDVSKFGRPEENGIMGITTTMEDINKKILSLGYGELSVEIMSVDAQESYGGGVLVLVTGFIKGEDKIKQKFTQCFFLAPQEKGYFVLNDILRYVNDNESQGCAHDSKSPVTSDHVEDPSVRVMHASEQISKIAVVSDREEAFNMENGEGSAEEAEALIPEVFDENPDDSKPIAGSASSNERVPKKSYASIVKVMRKSEKPSSTAATSVATFTKSQEQQGTLSPPPSRSEANGSETNTKEIANIQEAEAEGYSIHVKGLSPNTTPSLLESVFKKFGPIKNGGIQVRSQKGFCFGFVEFEVASAAQSALEASPILIEGHQVLVEEKRSTTRVNSRGRFPSGRRPGYRNEGARERGTYGNGRSYGRGDPNTKGEFGGYRNVNQGGFLHHGGDRYQRNNHPGANGGRRNRSGGFSGTAAVKTTDARVAASA
- the LOC112710346 gene encoding nuclear transport factor 2 isoform X2; its protein translation is MAASEQQVPSRTSPPAHIVGSAFVDQYYHMLHESPELVHRFYQDVSKFGRPEENGIMGITTTMEDINKKILSLGYGELSVEIMSVDAQESYGGGVLVLVTGFIKGEDKIKQKFTQCFFLAPQEKGYFVLNDILRYVNDNESQGCAHDSKSPVTSDHVEDPSVRVMHASEQISKIAVVSDREEAFNMENGEGSAEEAEALIPEVFDENPDDSKPIAGSASSNERVPKKSYASIVMRKSEKPSSTAATSVATFTKSQEQQGTLSPPPSRSEANGSETNTKEIANIQEAEAEGYSIHVKGLSPNTTPSLLESVFKKFGPIKNGGIQVRSQKGFCFGFVEFEVASAAQSALEASPILIEGHQVLVEEKRSTTRVNSRGRFPSGRRPGYRNEGARERGTYGNGRSYGRGDPNTKGEFGGYRNVNQGGFLHHGGDRYQRNNHPGANGGRRNRSGGFSGTAAVKTTDARVAASA